AGCCACCTTCTGGCAATTGCTGAAGCTGCCTCGAACCCTCATACTCTTACTTGGGGGACCCCTCGCCCTACTCCTGGTCTCTGGCTCCTGGCTTCTGGCCCTCAtgttcagcctcagcctcctccctgccctgTGGTTCCTTGCCAAAAAACCCTGGATGGACTATGTAGACACAGTATTGCGCACAGACATGTCTGACATCACCAAATCCTACCTGAGTGAGCCTGACTCCTGCTTCTGGGTGGCTGAGTCTGAAGAGAAGGTGGTGGGCATGGTAGGAGCTCTGCCCGTTGATGATCCCACCTTGAAGGAGAAGCGGTTGCAGCTGTTTCATCTCTCTGTGGACAGTGAGCACCGTTGTCAGGGGA
This DNA window, taken from Macaca thibetana thibetana isolate TM-01 chromosome 13, ASM2454274v1, whole genome shotgun sequence, encodes the following:
- the NAT8 gene encoding N-acetyltransferase 8 → MAPYHIRKYQESDRKWVVRLLSQGMAEHIPATFWQLLKLPRTLILLLGGPLALLLVSGSWLLALMFSLSLLPALWFLAKKPWMDYVDTVLRTDMSDITKSYLSEPDSCFWVAESEEKVVGMVGALPVDDPTLKEKRLQLFHLSVDSEHRCQGIAKALIRTVLQFARDQDCSAVVLDTSNIQLTALSLYQSMGFQKTGQSFSCMWARLVAHITIHFIYRLPSSQAGGL